In Thermococcus sp., the DNA window CTACGTTTTCCTGAGCCATTGTCACTACGACCATACTGGTGGACTCCTTGAAGTTCTCAAGGCGATTGGAAAGCGCGTTCCTGTTGTGGCGCATCCCTTGATCTTCAGGAGACACTTCGTAACGAAGCCGTACCTCAGGGACGTTGGTATTCCCTTTAGAAAGGAGGAGATAGAAGAACTCGCGGAGCTTTATTTGACCGCAGAACCCGTTGAAATTGTTGAGGGACTCTACTCAACGGGGGAAATAATGAACAGGGAGGACTTTGAAAGGGCCAGTATAGGCGTTTACACATTGAGAAATGGGAAAATAGTTGAGGATGAACTCCCCGATGATATGAGCCTCGTTGCAGAGACGCCAGAGGGTCTCGTGGTGGTAAGTGGTTGCTCTCACGCCGGAATAGTGGGCATAGTGAAGCATGCGGCCAGACTCACCGGTGAGAAAAGAATTAGAGCTGTAATCGGTGGCTTCCATCTCATAGACGCAAGTGAGGAGAGGATAAGTAGAACAGTGGAGGAGTTCGAAAAGCTGGGAGTTGAAGAGGTTTACACCGGCCACTGTACTGGATTAAGGGCCGAAGCCGCTTTCCTCGGGGCCTATGACAAGCGCTTTCACAAGCTCCACTCTGGGATGGTGATCGATTTTCAGGACTGAGGTGATCAGATGGGTGAGGAGTCAGAGAAGCCGCGGATAACGGTGATAGCCTACTCAAAGGAGAAGTTCATGAGCAGAAAGCTCTCCAGCATAGAGGAAGCCGTTGGGATAGAAGGGTACGACGTCGTCTGGGTGAACGTGGACACCGTTTCCATTATCCCCAAGCTTAAAGAGTTTCTTGGCATCCACGAGGTTCTCGTAAGGGACTTCAAGAGAACGGGAAGGCCGCGGGTGATGGTCTTTCCAGAGTACCTTTTCATCCTGCTCCATCAGATATACGAGAAAGACGGCGGGCTGAAGAGGGAACGCATAGGCCTTTTCTTAAAGGACAATCTCCTCATTACGATTCAGGAGATTCCGGGGGATGTCTTTGATCCAATAAGGGAGAGCATCCACGAGGGAGAGGGACTCTTCCGCGAGCGCGGTGCGGATTACCTCCTCTTCGAGCTCCTCGAGGCGATAGTTGAGAACTACGTGCCGATAATAGAGCGCATAAGCTCCAAGATGGAGGAGCTTGAGGCGAGGATACTCTCAAAGGGCGACGAGAGCATCCTCCGTCGGGTACATGGAATAAGACAGGAAATACTCTTCATGAGGAGGACGGTTTTCCCGCTTCCCGAAGCCTTCAGGAAGCTCGAGCTGGAGGGTAAGGGATTCTTCAAGGAAGGAACCCTTCCCTGTATCGATGAACTTCATGGTCATGTAATGGAAGTCCTTGAAATCCTTGAGGGACAGCGTGAGCTTGCCAACAGTCTCGTTGAGCTCTACTACCCCACGCTATCGATGAAGACCAACGACATCATAAGAATCCTTACCGTCGTCTCGACGATTTTTATCCCCCTGACCTTTATAACCGGCCTTTACGGTATGAACTTCCGCTACATGCCCGAACTCTATTGGCGCTACAGCTACCCCGTGGTTTTGCTCGCAATGCTGGGAATAGCGGTTGGCATGCTGGCTTACTTCAAAAGAAAGGGGTGGATTTAAAGGTCCTCCAGGCCGAGGGCGACCCTCACCGCCTTCTCCGCTATCACATCCATGGGGTCTATCAGGGGGACGCTAAGGTCTTTCTGCCGCAGTGCTACGCTCACCTCGGTGCAGCCCGCTATTATCCCTTCGGAGCGCTTTTCCAGTTTTTTTGCAACTTCAAGGAGGAGCTTCCTCCCCATCTCGACCTTCCCTACCTTGACTCCCTGGTATATTGCCTCCATCACCTTCTGCTGATCCTTTTTGTTGGGCACCGCTATCTGAACGCCGTGTTTGAGGAGTGCCCTGTGGTAGACAAGCCCTTTAATGGTCCCGTCCGTAGCAAGGAGGCCAACTTTCCTGAGGCCCCTTTCACGGACCACCTCGGCGGTCTCCTCTATCATGCTGACCAGGGGGATGCTTATCGCCCTTTGGATCGTCTCTGCGAAGAAGTGTGCGGTGTTGCAGGGCATTATGATGAAGTCAGCACCCCAGCTTTCGAGCTTCTTAGCACTGTCTATGAGCTCCGGCCTCGGATCTTCTCCGTTCTCGAGGATAAATGCGGTCCTGTCCGGTATCTTTGGGTTGTTGTAGATAATTATCCTCGGATGCTCCTGGTCACGCTTCGCTGGCGTCTTCTCGACTATCCTTCTAAACAATTCTGCCGTGGCCAGCGAACCCATGCCGCCGAGGATGCCTATAATGCGCTCGGTCATCTCTTACACCAGGTGGAATGTTGATGGAAAACCTTTTTAAGCTTCCGATCATGGCAGATATCATCATGTCTTAAAACGACATGTTAGGGTGAGGAATATGCTGAACTACAAGCGCGTAACCCCTAGGAGAATACATGACATAAAGGACAGAAAAGCCTACATGGTAGGTGGTGGTATAGCTTCCTTAGCGGCGGCGGTTTTTCTTATAAGGGATGCCAAAATGCCCGGCGAGAATATCTACATAATCGAGAAGACCCCGGTCAACGGCGGTTGCCTCGACGGCTCCGGCGACCCCGAGAACGGCTACCTGCTCAGGGGCGGCAGGATGTTCGAGGAGCACTACGAGGTAACATGGGGCCTCCTCGGGAGCATCCCATCGTTCGATGACCCGGAGAGGACAATCCTCGATGAAGTCGTCGAGTTCAACAGGGAGTACGTTGGCTCCTCCAAGTGTCGCCTCGTTGGAACTCCCGGAAAGAAGGTGGACTTCAGCAGGTACGAGCTAACCCTCAGGCACCTCAACGAGATCAACGAGCTTATTATGACACCCGAGGAGAAGCTCGGCGGAGTAACAATAGAGCAGTGGTTCTCAAAGGACTTCTTCGAGACCAACTTCTGGTACTTCTGGGCCACGATGTTCGCCTTCCAGCCCTGGCACAGCGTGGCTGAGATGAGGCGCTACATGCTTCGCTTCATGCACCTCGTTCCCGGTCT includes these proteins:
- a CDS encoding MBL fold metallo-hydrolase, with product MRVTILVEDYSGYESPYLAQHGVSFLIEKNGRRILFDTSQSAGPVLHNMNLRGIEPSSIDYVFLSHCHYDHTGGLLEVLKAIGKRVPVVAHPLIFRRHFVTKPYLRDVGIPFRKEEIEELAELYLTAEPVEIVEGLYSTGEIMNREDFERASIGVYTLRNGKIVEDELPDDMSLVAETPEGLVVVSGCSHAGIVGIVKHAARLTGEKRIRAVIGGFHLIDASEERISRTVEEFEKLGVEEVYTGHCTGLRAEAAFLGAYDKRFHKLHSGMVIDFQD
- the corA gene encoding magnesium/cobalt transporter CorA, with product MGEESEKPRITVIAYSKEKFMSRKLSSIEEAVGIEGYDVVWVNVDTVSIIPKLKEFLGIHEVLVRDFKRTGRPRVMVFPEYLFILLHQIYEKDGGLKRERIGLFLKDNLLITIQEIPGDVFDPIRESIHEGEGLFRERGADYLLFELLEAIVENYVPIIERISSKMEELEARILSKGDESILRRVHGIRQEILFMRRTVFPLPEAFRKLELEGKGFFKEGTLPCIDELHGHVMEVLEILEGQRELANSLVELYYPTLSMKTNDIIRILTVVSTIFIPLTFITGLYGMNFRYMPELYWRYSYPVVLLAMLGIAVGMLAYFKRKGWI
- a CDS encoding aspartate racemase, producing MTERIIGILGGMGSLATAELFRRIVEKTPAKRDQEHPRIIIYNNPKIPDRTAFILENGEDPRPELIDSAKKLESWGADFIIMPCNTAHFFAETIQRAISIPLVSMIEETAEVVRERGLRKVGLLATDGTIKGLVYHRALLKHGVQIAVPNKKDQQKVMEAIYQGVKVGKVEMGRKLLLEVAKKLEKRSEGIIAGCTEVSVALRQKDLSVPLIDPMDVIAEKAVRVALGLEDL